A DNA window from Argopecten irradians isolate NY chromosome 10, Ai_NY, whole genome shotgun sequence contains the following coding sequences:
- the LOC138333808 gene encoding ammonium transporter 2-like translates to MSVSNSTTASNHDNRTITTGTNCWTTTASTTLPPGEDVEAWIDDATWILTSSFIIFTMQSGFGLLESGMASRKNEVNIMVKNVVDVVFGGLTYWTIGYGLTFGDSSGSNSFSGVGSFFLDPDEKHMGTVFSKFIFQASFCTTATTIVSGAVAERTKLTAYIVFCLLNTLVYSFPAHWIWAPTGWLRKLHVVDVAGVGPVHLVGGTTALIAAIMVKPRYQRFSKEGETVHHGNSVNALLGLFILWWGWLGFNCGSTFGISGGKWKLAARSAATTILAACGGGTMAFVLSFFIHKGKYDIALIVNGILGSLVSITGICAVTRTWVAVVIGAIGACVTAGAEVLLVKLKIDDPVGATAVHLAGSLWGMISCGLFATKDNIERSFSFHDGLVWGGGWYLLGVQLLAIVAIIAWTVVTSSIILKGIDLTIGLRMTLEEELFGADYFEHNVEPTDDIREHAERILRHLTHEERTNPAYVTSRPLWWWWKRRNERAATPKSDETDSASGYISDDSGIKSLQKGQSSDSVREVTDSGNDLTEVNNTVGNEANGHATENGHSEKCKKPTSNGHSYINNAFQNDDDESDVTNM, encoded by the exons ATGTCGGTTAGTAATTCCACCACGGCCAGTAACCATGACAACAGGACGATTACGACGGGGACGAACTGCTGGACTACCACGGCCAGTACTACATTGCCCCCGGGGGAAGATGTAGAGGCTTGGATAGATGATGCCACATGGATTCTTACAAGCTCCTTCATTATCTTCACCATGCAGTCAG GGTTCGGACTGTTGGAGAGTGGCATGGCCAGTCGGAAGAATGAAGTGAACATTATGGTCAAGAATGTAGTGGACGTTGTGTTTGGAGGACTGACCTACTGGACAATAGGGTACGGACTGACGTTTGGGGATTCATCAGGCTCTAACAGCTTTAGTGGAGTCGGATCTTTCTTCCTAGACCCAG aTGAGAAACACATGGGGACGGTTTTTTCAAAGTTTATATTCCAAGCCTCGTTTTGTACAACTGCGACTACTATTGTATCAG GTGCCGTAGCTGAACGGACCAAGCTGACGGCCTACATTGTCTTCTGTCTGCTCAACACTCTGGTGTACAGTTTCCCTGCCCACTGGATCTGGGCACCCACGGGCTGGCTCCGGAAACTACACGTGGTCGATGTGGCAGGGGTGGGGCCTGTCCATTTAGTAGGCGGAACCACAGCTTTGATTGCCGCCATCATGGTGAAGCCTCGTTATCAACGATTTTCGAAAGAAGGCGAAACGGTGCATCATGGGAACTCTGTCAATGCGCTGCTGGGCCTATTTATATTATG GTGGGGATGGCTTGGCTTCAACTGTGGTAGTACGTTTGGAATCAGTGGAGGGAAATGGAAGTTAGCTGCCAG ATCTGCGGCGACCACGATCCTCGCAGCATGCGGCGGAGGTACCATGGCTTTCGTGTTAAG CTTCTTCATACACAAAGGCAAATACGACATTGCTTTGATCGTGAACGGGATCCTTGGCTCTCTAGTCAGCATAACAG GTATATGTGCAGTTACAAGAACTTGGGTTGCCGTGGTGATTGGTGCCATTGGCGCATGCGTGACCGCCGGAGCGGAAGTCTTGTTGGTAAAGCTAAAAATAGACGATCCTGTTGGAGCGACAGCAGTCCACCTTGCCGGCTCCCTCTGGGGAATGATCAGCTGTGGCCTGTTTGCCACAAAAGACAATATTGAACGATCGTTTAGCTTCCATGATGGTCTTGTTTGG GGAGGAGGTTGGTATCTTCTTGGTGTACAATTATTAGCCATAGTCGCCATCATCGCGTGGacagttgtgacgtcatcaattatTTTGAAGGGCATCGACCTCACTATCGGATTGCGCATGACTCTGGAGGAGGAGTTGTTCGGAGCGGATTATTTTGAACACAATGTAGAACCGACTGACGATATCCGAGAACATGCCGAACGAATATTACGTCACTTGACGCACGAGGAACGTACCAATCCCGCCTATGTCACATCGAGACCGCTTTGGTGGTGGTGGAAGAGAAGGAACGAACGCGCCGCTACTCCGAAGAGTGACGAAACGGATAGTGCGTCTGGATATATATCTGACGATTCTGGTATCAAATCTCTCCAGAAAGGTCAGAGTTCAGATTCTGTTAGAGAGGTCACGGACAGCGGAAATGACTTGACTGAGGTGAACAATACTGTCGGAAACGAGGCGAACGGACACGCGACCGAAAATGGTCACTCAGAGAAATGCAAGAAGCCTACATCGAACGGACACAGTTATATTAACAATGCTTTCCAGAATGACGATGACGAGTCCGATGTCACGaatatgtag